From a single Silene latifolia isolate original U9 population chromosome 6, ASM4854445v1, whole genome shotgun sequence genomic region:
- the LOC141588227 gene encoding uncharacterized protein LOC141588227, with protein sequence MRRRMILDPNGLWFRSQTVVRGVTNSTQENMTHGVTCWSNASDEDKEMWFNNFRRVFYWPTDLERLVWQRYNDIGKKRLRDNMYKVSKRKKEPSFMKGSSYEEYTKYRNSPEFKEASARNKINRKGGDKDAEVEPTLMEGLNLFMIMWC encoded by the exons ATGCGACGCAGGATGATCCTTGATCCGAATGGTCTAtg gtttagaagtcaaacagttgttcgtggtgtgactaatagcacccaagagaacatgacacacggcgttacttgttggagtaacgctagtgatgaagataaggagatgtggttcaacaacttccgg cgtgtgttctattggccaaccgaccttgagcgcctagtttggcaaaggtataatgacattggcaagaagaggctaagggacaacatgtataaggtgtctaagaggaagaaggagccatctttcatgaaag gttcgtcatatgaggaatataccaagtaccggaacagtcctgagttcaaggaagcatcggcccggaacaagatcaacaggaaaggaggagataaggacgcggaagttgagcctactcttatggagggtctcaatcttttcatgatcatgtggtgttag